The Spinacia oleracea cultivar Varoflay chromosome 2, BTI_SOV_V1, whole genome shotgun sequence DNA segment cgttttgaGCGAGATCTTCACTTGAAGTACCAAGATAGGTTGGCAACTCAAAGGTTTAATTCCTAtcaagatatggttgatattgcagttAATGTTGAACTACTTGTATTACTTCGAGAAGCGCAAAATGTTGGTGATAAAAGGAAGAATGATAATCAAAACCATGGAGGAGCCAAAAGGCCAAACCAAGGAAACCATAATTATAGAAAGAACGATAGTAGAGACCAAGGTTATAATGAAAGAGCAGCTCGTAATGTATGGTGTGCTAAGTGTGGAAAGAGAAACCATACCGAAAGTGAATGTCGTGCAGGAAAAAAGACGTGTTatcgatgtggaggaaaagaCCATTTTGTCAGGGACTGCCCTAAACCACCTCCCACGTATACGGGAAGAGCAACCTCGgccaatcatgaacgaaacaacaacaatgatAGGGTTAATCATAATCCACCACGACCACTAATATCTGGAAAGGCTTACATGATGAGAGCtgacaaggaagaagaagataacGCCAACGCTGATACCATTCCAATTTAGTTCTCGTGTACGTTTGAACCTAAGTTTCCTGTTTTCGATTTGAATCATgtcatagatcttttgttaagGACATGTTATGAAATGTTTAAGAATCACTAATGTCCTCAAGGAAGTAAAGTTATgaaagaattaataaaagcatgattttgtGAATATAAACTGTGTTAAAGaacttttatgtttatgaaATATTTAAGGTTGATTGTTAGAGTACCAAAAGAGCATGAGTTTATATTTAAGGAGTACAAAAGAGTATgagtttatatttcataaatggCAAATCATCACATAACTCAAGGTTATTAAAGGTTCATAGCGTTTAAGTTATGATTTATGGGTTATTTTCCCATACccttcataatgattgtttGTGGTTGTAAGTATACCTAAGTCTATTTTCATATGCgtaaggaagctaagctagaa contains these protein-coding regions:
- the LOC130467458 gene encoding uncharacterized protein; translated protein: MFKKFSSLNPPSYDGKPDPVEFEDWINRIDQLFETLQCPKEWRVDFAVLYLKGQASLWWKVNKERKNEPRFGWTELQKLLRDKFYPPSLRKQKEDEFLHLQRGTMSVMEYANKFMELSRFAPELVSTEQSRMNRFERDLHLKYQDRLATQRFNSYQDMVDIAVNVELLVLLREAQNVGDKRKNDNQNHGGAKRPNQGNHNYRKNDSRDQGYNERAARNVWCAKCGKRNHTESECRAGKKTCYRCGGKDHFVRDCPKPPPTYTGRATSANHERNNNNDRVNHNPPRPLISGKAYMMRADKEEEDNANADTIPI